Below is a genomic region from Methanophagales archaeon.
AGTGATGGTGAAAGTATAAAAATGGAAGCGAGAAAGGTGCAGATAACCGGGAAATTTATGTATCTCACTGCCAGTTTCTTCATCGCTGCATTCTATGGTGATTTCATTTCCGTTTATATATGATACGCGTAACTGTATTCTCGAGAGGGAAAAATTATGTAAAAAGTTTCCCTAAATGCAATAAACACACATGGAAAAAGAAGATATAGTTGACTACCTGAAAGAGTACGAAAATTTCAAACTCGCACTCATGGAGCGAGAGCTATCTGTTCCGTTAGATTCCAGTTTTGTCATATCGATAATTGGTCCGAGAAGAGCGGGAAAGACTTACTATTTATTTCAGCTTTATAGGGAAATGAGCGATTATATTTACTTAAATTTTGAAGACTCCAGACTTTACGGTGTAAAACATACTGAGTTGAGGGATATAATAAGAACTTATATCGAAATCTACGGAAAAGAGCCGGGGGCTCTCCTCCTGGATGAAATACAGAACGTAAAGAACTGGGAAATTGTCGTGCGAGAACTTCATGACCTGAAAAGGTATAGAACCTTCCTTACAGGTTCATCCTCAAAACTTCTGAGCAAAGAGATTGCCACACAGCTCAGAGGGAGAACGCTCTCCTATCTCCTGCTTCCATTCAGTTTTAGAGAATTTTCAAAGGCAAAAGGATTGAAGATAGAGAAATATATGAGCAGAGATGCGTCTGCGAGAATAAAACATTATTTGCAGGAATACATGGAATTTGGTGGATTTCCCGAAGTTGTTTTGAGTAAAGAGAAGGTAAAAATTCTGAAAGAGTATGCTGAATTAATCCTGTTCAAGGATTTTATCGAAAAGCACCAGATAAAGAACGTCGAACTTGCAAGGGTTCTGCATTCCTTCACCATTCGCAATTTTACAAACGAGATCTCTGTAAATGCCCTGTTTAACAGGGTTAAAAGCATGGGTGTGCGAGTTTCAAAAAATACTGTTTATGATTACTTATCAAAGCTGGAAGATACCGCATTTTTCTTCTTCTTGCGAAAGTACTCGGAAAAGCCACACTTGAGAGAATCCTACCCCAAAAAGATATACCTCTGTGATACAGGCTTAACAAAAACACTGAGACATTCTGAAAATAAGGGGAAATTGATAGAAAATATAGTCTTTTTAGAATTACAGAGAAAGACGAACAGTAATCCGTTACTGGAAGTATTCTACTGGAAAGACTATCAAGAGAGAGAGGTAGATTTTATAATAAAAGAGGGGACCCAAATAAATCAACTGATTCAGGTAATTTACGCATTAACGCCAGAGAACAAAAAAAGGAAAATACGCAGTTTATTGAAGGCAAGCAGAGAGCTGAACTGCAAAAATCTGCTGATGATAACGTGGGATCAAGAAGAGGACTTAAAGGAGGGGAATAAGAAGATAAAAGTAACACAACTGTGGAAGTGGTTGATAGAGCAATAGAGTAGATTTTGTCCGTCATGCAAAAAATAGAATTCCACGGCAGGAACAGAGAAATACCTTAGGAAACGGCATCTATTCGTCCTCTTCTCTTCCTCCGCCCGTCAATATAGCGCCCTCTATTAACTCAAGTATATCACTCGAATATTTTAATATATTATTATAATGTTATAACAATGGATCGAAGCAAGTCATGTGTGATAATGGTCATATAAAAGGGATAAAAGGGGAATGGAGAGGAGCGCGGTTTAGGATGCTCTTGAAAGCGCTTCACTGCCCCACCAGATGGAGAATCATCGAGTATATTGGTGAGGATACACGAAGCACAAAGGAGATACAACGTTATTTCGGTAGCAGAGGGGGGATAAACACATCGTGTCTGTATTATCACCTCTCAGAGCTCAAGAAGGCGGGGATACTCGAGGTTGCTGGCTACTTAGATGAAGGTGGTGGAGCACCAGAGAAGCTATGGAAGCTCAAGTCCCGGCAGATAGTGATTGACCTGCTTGATGGAGGTATGGATGAATGAATGAAGCTATAATAGTTAAAGCGCTTGAGAAGACTTTTAATGGGCTCAAGGCAGTTGATTGTATCTCCTTTACTGTGCATAGGGGTGAAATATTCGGCTTCCTCGGTCCAAATGGCGCAGGGAAGACCACAACAGTGCGGATGCTAACCGGTGTGATAAAGCCAGATGGAGGGAATGCGAGCGTTATGGGGTTTGATGTTGTGGCTGAGACGCTGAAGGCAAGGGAGTTGATTGGCGTTGTGCCAGAGGCAGCAAATGCATATCCAGATCTTTCTGCATGGAAGAATATGATGCTCATCGCATCGCTCTACGGAATTGGGAAACGAGAGGCGGAGATACGGACAGCAGAGCTTCTTAAGGAGTTTGGTATCTATGAGAGGCGAGATAGCAAGGTAAAGACGCTATCGAAGGGTATGAAACAGCGGCTTATGCTATCAATGGCACTTGTGAGCGACCCGGAATTGCTATTTCTTGATGAACCAACCTCGGGTCTCGATGTCATGAGTGCGAGGCTGATAAGGGAGAAGATTATTGAACTGTCGAAGGCAGGGAAGACGGTCTTCCTCACGTCCCACAACATGGGGGAAGTGAACCAGCTCTGTGAGCGAATTGGGATCATAAACCGCGGTAAGATTGTGACGATTGATAGTCCAGACAACTTGAGGCAGCGGATAGGAGGCGCGCTCGCAGTTGACGTTGTATTCAACAGGGATGCTAAGTTGGTTGTATTCCCGGATGCAATGCGTGTAAGGAATGGATACAGGCTATACACGACCGAACCACACGATACGATATGCTCACTTGTTGATTTCGCATTGCATAGTGGATTGAAGATAGTGAGCATGAATGTATGTTTTCCAACCATGGAGGACATATTTTTGAGACTCACAGGCGAAGGAGAAGGAGAAGGAGAAGGAGGTTTACATGATGATAACACAACTTAGAAAAGCATGGGCTATAACAAAAAAGGACATCCAGATGTACTACCTGAAAGGTCCGGTTGTGATATTCGGGATTTTATTCCCGCTATTCCTATTCTTAGCATTTTGTATAGATAGGAAACTATCACCTGAGTTCCTTATACCAGGACTTATTGCAATGACCCTATTCTTCACTTCCACCTCTGTATCACCCGTGATTGCACCATGGGAGACACAGATGAAGACACTCGAAAGGCTTGTCTCATGCCCCCTGACCGTCAGGACAATGATATTTGGGGATATACTCGCATCGTTCTTATTTGGGGTCGTCATATCCATCGTTCCGGTTATCATAGGTCTTGCGTTCGGCGTTTGCGTCAGGGCGCCGGTCATTCTGAGTATAGCAATAGTCATAGGTGCGTTTTCTTTCTCTTCCCTCGGACTCCTGTTCTCCACTATACCGAC
It encodes:
- a CDS encoding winged helix-turn-helix transcriptional regulator is translated as MLLKALHCPTRWRIIEYIGEDTRSTKEIQRYFGSRGGINTSCLYYHLSELKKAGILEVAGYLDEGGGAPEKLWKLKSRQIVIDLLDGGMDE
- a CDS encoding ATP-binding cassette domain-containing protein yields the protein MNEAIIVKALEKTFNGLKAVDCISFTVHRGEIFGFLGPNGAGKTTTVRMLTGVIKPDGGNASVMGFDVVAETLKARELIGVVPEAANAYPDLSAWKNMMLIASLYGIGKREAEIRTAELLKEFGIYERRDSKVKTLSKGMKQRLMLSMALVSDPELLFLDEPTSGLDVMSARLIREKIIELSKAGKTVFLTSHNMGEVNQLCERIGIINRGKIVTIDSPDNLRQRIGGALAVDVVFNRDAKLVVFPDAMRVRNGYRLYTTEPHDTICSLVDFALHSGLKIVSMNVCFPTMEDIFLRLTGEGEGEGEGGLHDDNTT
- a CDS encoding ATP-binding protein — protein: MEKEDIVDYLKEYENFKLALMERELSVPLDSSFVISIIGPRRAGKTYYLFQLYREMSDYIYLNFEDSRLYGVKHTELRDIIRTYIEIYGKEPGALLLDEIQNVKNWEIVVRELHDLKRYRTFLTGSSSKLLSKEIATQLRGRTLSYLLLPFSFREFSKAKGLKIEKYMSRDASARIKHYLQEYMEFGGFPEVVLSKEKVKILKEYAELILFKDFIEKHQIKNVELARVLHSFTIRNFTNEISVNALFNRVKSMGVRVSKNTVYDYLSKLEDTAFFFFLRKYSEKPHLRESYPKKIYLCDTGLTKTLRHSENKGKLIENIVFLELQRKTNSNPLLEVFYWKDYQEREVDFIIKEGTQINQLIQVIYALTPENKKRKIRSLLKASRELNCKNLLMITWDQEEDLKEGNKKIKVTQLWKWLIEQ
- a CDS encoding ABC transporter permease yields the protein MMITQLRKAWAITKKDIQMYYLKGPVVIFGILFPLFLFLAFCIDRKLSPEFLIPGLIAMTLFFTSTSVSPVIAPWETQMKTLERLVSCPLTVRTMIFGDILASFLFGVVISIVPVIIGLAFGVCVRAPVILSIAIVIGAFSFSSLGLLFSTIPTDLVSNVMMLSTLVKFPLIFISGVFIPIEALPQWGVAIASLSPLTYFTDIARFSISGYSYYPLYLDFTLLIVSAVIFLMLSIKFHERALIRRL